The following are encoded together in the Thermomonas brevis genome:
- a CDS encoding DsbC family protein, translating to MKRLVFAALLSLSLSACAQQAGAPAPVAAKPSPTVKEPAFAAGTPEARVRDALRALNPRIQVERIAAAPIPGFRQVIAGGQVIYVSDDGRYLFQGDLLDIANRKDLGEMAMAGVRKDVLATLPEADRIVFAPAGAAKHTVVVLTDVECGYCRKFHSDIAEYTRRGIRVEYMAFPRAGIGTPDYQKMVAVWCAPDRRKALTDAKNDRAVLQAPCARSPVDMQYNAGLRMGLTGTPMILTDDGRMVGGYLPPDALLQRLDELAKDKAAG from the coding sequence ATGAAACGCCTCGTCTTCGCCGCCCTGCTCAGCCTCAGCCTGTCCGCCTGCGCGCAGCAGGCCGGCGCGCCCGCGCCCGTCGCCGCCAAGCCTTCGCCGACGGTGAAGGAGCCCGCGTTCGCCGCCGGCACGCCCGAGGCGCGCGTGCGCGATGCCCTGCGCGCGCTGAACCCGCGCATCCAGGTCGAGCGCATCGCCGCGGCGCCGATCCCCGGCTTCCGCCAGGTCATCGCCGGCGGTCAGGTGATCTACGTGAGCGACGACGGCCGCTATCTGTTCCAGGGCGACCTGCTCGACATCGCCAACCGCAAGGACCTGGGCGAGATGGCGATGGCCGGCGTGCGCAAGGACGTGCTGGCGACGCTGCCGGAAGCCGACCGCATCGTGTTCGCCCCCGCCGGCGCCGCCAAGCACACGGTGGTGGTGCTGACCGACGTGGAATGCGGCTACTGCCGCAAGTTCCATTCCGACATCGCCGAGTACACCAGGCGCGGCATCCGGGTGGAATACATGGCGTTCCCGCGCGCCGGCATCGGCACGCCCGACTACCAGAAGATGGTGGCGGTGTGGTGCGCGCCGGACCGCCGCAAGGCGCTGACCGACGCCAAGAACGACCGCGCAGTGCTGCAGGCCCCGTGCGCGCGCTCGCCGGTGGACATGCAGTACAACGCCGGCCTGCGCATGGGCCTGACCGGCACGCCGATGATCCTGACCGACGACGGCCGCATGGTCGGCGGCTACCTGCCGCCGGACGCGCTGCTGCAGCGGCTGGACGAACTGGCGAAGGACAAGGCGGCCGGCTGA